The following coding sequences lie in one Microvirga sp. 17 mud 1-3 genomic window:
- a CDS encoding amidase, whose product MLDGYSRGQISPVEVVEAVIARIEAYEPQLQALYAFDPEAALKAARASEDRWMRGEARALDGVPGTIKENIATRGTPVPLGTAARDLVPAAADAPPAARLREDGVVILAKTTMPDYGMLSSGLSSFHPLARNPWDLSKNPGGSSAGAGAAAAAGYGPFHVGTDIGGSIRLPASWCGVFGLKPSFGRIPIDPPYYGRVAGPMTRTVHDAALMMRSLVRPDMRDTMSLPFQDLPWLDLDITLKGLRIGVMMEAGIGIALDPEVRACIEAAVQTFAQAGAEIVEIPPFVTREMLDGLDDFWRQRAWMDIGALDEDQRGRVLPYIRAWAEGGKALTGAEVYAGMNQMMVMRHAAVEATKDVDFVLSPVSPVVAYQAELASPIHDPEEPFEHIGYTVAFNMSDQPAASVNAGFTEAGLPIGLQIVGRRFDDVGVMRLSHAWENLRGAQRDWPRL is encoded by the coding sequence ATGCTCGACGGCTATTCCCGAGGGCAGATCTCGCCCGTTGAAGTGGTCGAGGCGGTGATCGCGCGGATCGAAGCCTATGAGCCTCAGCTCCAGGCGCTCTACGCGTTCGATCCTGAGGCTGCATTGAAGGCCGCGAGAGCCTCCGAGGATCGCTGGATGCGCGGCGAGGCTCGAGCCCTCGATGGGGTTCCCGGCACGATCAAGGAGAACATCGCCACCCGCGGAACGCCGGTTCCGCTCGGCACCGCGGCGCGGGACTTGGTGCCCGCGGCCGCGGATGCGCCGCCCGCGGCCCGTCTGCGCGAGGACGGCGTCGTTATCCTGGCCAAGACCACCATGCCGGATTACGGCATGCTTTCGTCGGGCCTCTCCAGTTTCCATCCCCTGGCACGCAACCCCTGGGACTTGTCGAAGAATCCCGGTGGCAGCTCCGCCGGGGCGGGCGCTGCCGCGGCAGCGGGCTACGGTCCGTTCCATGTAGGCACGGATATCGGCGGCTCGATCCGCCTGCCGGCCTCCTGGTGCGGCGTGTTCGGGCTCAAACCGAGCTTCGGCCGCATCCCCATCGATCCGCCGTATTACGGCCGCGTGGCGGGCCCCATGACACGGACTGTCCACGACGCGGCGCTGATGATGAGAAGCCTCGTGCGCCCCGATATGCGGGACACCATGAGCCTGCCGTTCCAGGATCTGCCCTGGCTCGACCTCGACATCACGCTCAAGGGCCTGCGGATCGGCGTGATGATGGAGGCTGGCATCGGCATCGCGCTCGATCCGGAGGTGCGGGCCTGCATTGAGGCGGCGGTTCAGACATTCGCGCAGGCGGGTGCCGAGATCGTCGAGATCCCGCCTTTCGTCACGCGGGAGATGCTGGACGGTCTGGACGATTTCTGGCGCCAGCGCGCCTGGATGGATATCGGCGCGCTCGACGAGGACCAGCGTGGGCGCGTCCTGCCCTATATTCGCGCCTGGGCTGAGGGCGGCAAAGCGCTCACGGGCGCCGAGGTCTACGCTGGCATGAACCAGATGATGGTGATGCGCCACGCAGCCGTCGAGGCGACGAAGGACGTGGATTTCGTGCTCTCACCGGTGTCGCCGGTCGTTGCCTATCAGGCGGAGCTGGCATCCCCCATCCACGACCCCGAGGAGCCGTTCGAGCATATCGGCTACACGGTCGCGTTCAACATGTCGGATCAGCCCGCAGCCTCGGTCAATGCAGGCTTCACGGAGGCGGGCCTGCCCATCGGCCTGCAAATCGTCGGCCGGCGCTTCGACGATGTGGGCGTGATGCGCCTGTCCCATGCCTGGGAGAACCTGCGCGGTGCACAGAGGGACTGGCCGCGGCTTTAA
- a CDS encoding TetR/AcrR family transcriptional regulator, whose amino-acid sequence MVQKIEEGERKRRGRPRAYDPETALRQALETFWAAGFSGTSLDDISAATGMNRPSLYAAFGDKHSLYLKALNHYWAQGRAEMQDALANRRPLADELMTVYDKSLAIYFSGEGPPRGCFAIGTATTEAVQDAEIRSLFAQGLKTLDKAFEDRIRAAQESGELRADADAAALAVIASSTLHTLAIRARMGTPREELRALAQKSVAVMCGATGT is encoded by the coding sequence ATGGTACAAAAAATAGAGGAGGGCGAGCGGAAGCGGCGTGGCCGACCTCGGGCTTACGATCCCGAGACGGCTTTACGTCAGGCTCTGGAGACGTTCTGGGCAGCCGGATTTTCCGGAACCTCCCTCGACGACATTTCGGCCGCGACGGGCATGAACCGGCCGAGCCTCTATGCGGCTTTCGGTGACAAGCACTCCCTGTACCTGAAGGCGCTCAATCACTACTGGGCCCAAGGGCGCGCCGAGATGCAGGACGCGCTCGCCAACCGGCGGCCGTTGGCCGACGAGCTTATGACGGTCTACGACAAGTCTCTCGCGATCTACTTTTCGGGCGAGGGGCCGCCCCGCGGCTGCTTCGCCATCGGCACCGCAACGACAGAGGCCGTCCAGGACGCGGAGATCCGCTCTCTTTTCGCGCAGGGGCTGAAGACGCTGGACAAGGCCTTCGAGGACAGGATCCGTGCCGCTCAGGAGAGCGGTGAGCTCCGTGCCGATGCGGATGCTGCGGCGCTTGCCGTCATTGCGTCCTCGACGCTCCATACCCTCGCCATCCGTGCGCGCATGGGGACGCCCCGGGAGGAGTTGCGTGCGTTGGCGCAAAAGTCCGTCGCGGTGATGTGCGGAGCCACCGGGACCTGA
- a CDS encoding glutathione S-transferase N-terminal domain-containing protein: MDLYFSPLACSMASRIALYEAEAPARFVEVDSHTKRTLDGEDFHAVNPLGLVPAIRADDGEILTENAAILQYIADSFPEAKLAPEGGMARSRLQQWLCFIGTEMHKALFTPLFDPSLPEEVVAKTLEAGDRRLAYLNDHLTGREFLLDQFSVADAYLVTILNWKIATPVDLEKWPAVHSYYRRLKKRPSVARALSEEGALYAAEQERRKAA; encoded by the coding sequence ATGGATCTCTACTTCTCCCCCCTCGCCTGCTCGATGGCATCTCGGATCGCGCTCTACGAAGCGGAGGCCCCCGCCCGTTTCGTAGAGGTCGATTCCCACACGAAGCGAACCCTCGACGGTGAGGATTTCCACGCCGTCAACCCGCTCGGCCTCGTCCCGGCAATCCGCGCGGACGACGGCGAGATCCTCACGGAGAACGCCGCCATTCTCCAGTACATTGCCGACAGTTTCCCTGAGGCAAAGCTTGCTCCCGAGGGCGGCATGGCCCGCTCGCGGCTGCAGCAATGGCTGTGCTTCATCGGGACCGAGATGCACAAGGCGCTGTTCACGCCGCTCTTCGACCCGTCCCTGCCCGAGGAGGTAGTTGCAAAGACCCTGGAGGCTGGCGACAGGCGGCTCGCCTACCTCAACGACCATCTGACGGGCCGCGAATTCCTGCTCGATCAATTCAGCGTGGCCGATGCCTATCTGGTGACGATCCTGAACTGGAAGATCGCGACGCCGGTCGATCTCGAGAAATGGCCTGCCGTTCACTCCTATTACCGTCGCCTGAAGAAGCGCCCCAGCGTCGCACGGGCTCTTTCGGAGGAAGGCGCGCTCTATGCGGCCGAACAGGAGCGTCGCAAGGCCGCCTGA
- the pobA gene encoding 4-hydroxybenzoate 3-monooxygenase, giving the protein MRTQVAIIGAGPAGLLLGRLLDQAGIETIILERRSQDYVLGRIRAGVLEQGSVDLLDRAGVGTRMHAEGLVHDGVEFCFDGDRHRFDFCALIGRTVMVYGQTEVTRDLMQARDGSGAKTIYGAEDVSLHDFDGTSPTVRFVKDGVAHEIACDFIAGCDGYHGVSRASVSEGALRTYERVYPFGWLGILVDRPPVSDELIYAHHARGFALCSMRSPSRSRYYVQVAADEKVDAWSDDRFWDELRRRVDSETAERLVTGPSIEKSIAPLRSFVAEPLRFGRLFLAGDAAHIVPPTGAKGLNLALNDVGCLADALVEFYGEGSDTGIDHYSDRVLKRVWKAERFSWWMTSILHTFPETDTFGRRIQRAEFDYLVGSEAASRSLAENYTGLPA; this is encoded by the coding sequence ATGCGGACCCAGGTGGCCATCATCGGGGCGGGCCCGGCGGGACTTCTGCTCGGGCGCCTGCTCGATCAGGCGGGGATCGAAACGATCATCCTCGAGCGGCGCAGCCAGGATTATGTGCTCGGCCGCATCCGCGCCGGCGTGCTGGAGCAGGGCAGCGTTGACCTCCTCGACAGGGCCGGTGTCGGGACGCGCATGCATGCGGAGGGCCTCGTCCATGATGGGGTGGAGTTCTGCTTCGACGGGGACAGGCACCGCTTCGACTTCTGCGCCCTGATCGGCCGGACCGTGATGGTCTACGGACAGACAGAGGTGACGCGGGACCTGATGCAGGCCCGCGACGGGTCCGGCGCGAAAACCATCTACGGGGCCGAGGATGTGTCGCTCCACGATTTCGACGGCACGAGCCCTACGGTCCGCTTTGTCAAGGACGGTGTCGCCCATGAAATCGCATGCGATTTCATCGCGGGCTGCGACGGCTATCACGGTGTGTCCCGTGCCAGCGTTTCGGAAGGAGCGTTGCGCACCTATGAGCGCGTCTATCCTTTCGGCTGGCTTGGGATCCTCGTCGACAGGCCGCCGGTCTCGGACGAACTCATCTATGCGCATCACGCGCGCGGCTTCGCGCTCTGCTCCATGCGCTCGCCGTCACGCAGCCGCTACTACGTGCAGGTGGCGGCGGACGAGAAGGTCGATGCCTGGTCCGACGATCGCTTCTGGGACGAGCTACGGCGGCGGGTCGATTCCGAGACGGCGGAGCGGCTCGTGACCGGCCCGTCCATCGAGAAGTCCATCGCACCCCTGCGCAGCTTCGTGGCGGAGCCGCTTCGGTTCGGCCGCCTGTTTCTGGCAGGCGACGCGGCCCACATCGTTCCGCCCACAGGCGCCAAGGGGCTCAACCTCGCCCTCAACGATGTCGGCTGCCTGGCAGATGCGCTTGTCGAGTTCTATGGCGAGGGCTCCGATACTGGTATCGACCATTATTCCGACCGGGTGCTGAAGCGCGTCTGGAAGGCGGAGCGCTTCTCCTGGTGGATGACCTCGATCCTGCACACCTTCCCGGAGACGGACACCTTCGGACGGCGAATCCAGCGGGCCGAGTTCGACTATCTCGTCGGTTCCGAAGCGGCCTCCCGGTCGCTCGCCGAGAACTACACAGGGCTGCCCGCATAG